The Sander vitreus isolate 19-12246 chromosome 24, sanVit1, whole genome shotgun sequence genome segment aaatagcaaatgcacctgagcccatctgtggccccatgggcgtgctggtacagggaggtgtgttcaggtgcattctgggcgtattgctatcttgaggcagcgtcacaaaaacatgcagaagattaaaaatacaaatattacaatgtgaaatagtattaggAGATGATCTGCTCGCGCGCTTTCCCACACgggcagatcagtttcttctcctgaaaatctctccttcctgctcagcaaatcctccatcataatagcaatgctccaaggtccaaacgcgcctggcttttaaaagggaacgggagatgacactctgattggtttattgcatgttacgtcCCAAACACACCTTTTTccccgccgtcaaactagcaaaagtggattcgtacacgccctaaacgcacctgcaccaggcgcttcacgccgtgcttagatcgttaaaatagggtccttaatgtctaaaccatccgaggtagactgaccacgagctgTGAGATTGTGAAAAATAAGATTCTGGTCCTTTAGAAGCTAGATGTCCGTACGAAATCAAGCTTGTTTTAAGAAATACGGGGCCACGTTCTGCGCCGACAAAATGTAGCAAcgcgttttttttaaactgaaacgggggtgcgttgaacaccgTGTTGTGTGCGCAGGCGCTCTGCCTTTTCATTACCACGAGTTGACAGGCAcatctctgctgattggctatCCCCTGGGACACAGCCAATGAACCAGAGACACGCCCAccaaaacgagagaaaacacaacTCAAAGCTGTCACACCGTTCAGAGAAAACCGGTCGTTCATCACGGAAACTGTAGCAACACGGTGCACATCGCTTTGAGATTGAACTGGGCTTTACTCACGAGCTTATGGAAAAATACGACaatacccacaatcctaagcgacatctctgattggtccaactcgctgttaccttGTACCCGCGAAACCGAGAACGGCTAGAACGAGTCTCTGACAGCTTCAGTACACGGTCTTGTACCGATTACATTTTTTGCggatttcaaaatgttttttgcacCAAATGAAACGTTTCAGGGTCAAGGTTCATCTCCTAGCTGGTTGGCTCGGTTCCAGACTTTAAACTCTTTATATCAGCAATTTTTGAAATGTCAACAGAACTTCCTGAACTGGGGAAGAACCACATCCAGAGCCGTTAAATAAGTGaccggtcactgttgagctccatCGCCTGAATGTTGCAGCCACATTATCAGAACAATAAATCCAGATAGTTCCGACTTTTACTGCAGAATTATAGACAGATTGATTCACTTTATTGCCAAATATACAAGCTGACAAGCAACTTGGATCAGATCTTGGTAATAGCGAAAAGGATGAAGTGATGGGGCGAAAACTTGAGATGCAGTTTACCATGCGATGGAAAATGATTAAAGAAACATGAACAAGCATGAGCATGAacccagcagcaacaacaacatccTTAAATATTCAATAAAATATAGTCATTCTACTGCAAGTTAAACTGATTTTTGACAGGTACCCTGTGTAATACTACCAAACTTCATCTGGTACATTTTGATTAGGTCATTTTCTTCGATATGAACACTTTCCTaggaacaaaaaataaaataaatgaatagttagagatctctgtctctctttttatatatatatatatatatatatatatctctctatctatccatccatccatccatccctctctctctcacacacaagtttggggtcacttcacagaaatttccattccactccattatagacagaataccagctgatctgagtgggtggctgatctttaatgcaatatctacattgcccattatcagcaaccattcatccaatgttccaaaggcccattctgtttactaatctgatatcattttaaaaggatatggcccttttgcaattatgtaagcagataatgtaatctgaaaactgctgccctgattaaaaaaaacaatgcaactgatctcatctggtattctgtctggaatggatatttctaagtgaccccaaacttttgaccgtgactgagtgagtgagtatgtatgtataaataaaagCTAAAACATCCTCCGCAACATATCGGTCTTAATAACACTACGAAGAAATATGGAGTTTAAAAAgaattactgtttttttgttccttgatacaaaaagaaaagaacattgTATGAAGTGTACTTTACATGaacttgtgtttttaaatcagGTCCTTCTAAATGCGTCACTCTGTACTTACCTGAAACTTCTAGAAATATTTCCACAAAGCTTCCACACAGCCAACAAGCACCAGCAGaaaaatgaagcccaaaatggATTTTAAACCAAACTGCGAATGCGACGATGGAGTTAATTAGgtgaaaaaaatggaaagggtgtggtaaataaatgaataaataaaaaaaaaaaaaaaaaaagaatgtaagaCATGGACACGGTATAAAATCTTTGGGGGTGACTAGTTTGGTCCATTCACCTTCTCCTTATTGGGGGAGAATCTACCATCTCTTTCCCAGGACGAACCGTTATCGGTGCCAAACGGTGCAGCCAGGGGCTGCATGCCCCCCATCATCTTGCTGTCGGGAGATGTTGGTTTGCTCCCGCTGTAAGCACAAAACCACGGTGATATAAGTTGTATTGCTGGCCAGCAGTtatccctcctgttgtcctcgggccacatttgacccattttttttaaaaaggttctATAAATctgaaatttgggtttcttttctttcaaccaaaactgTCAAAGAAAATAACGTGGACGGTTCCATACCACCGTACGCTTCACAAGTaacataaatgatcagttcgctactttcattgcatttttgggtgttttatttaattttgtagaATTTGAAAACTAACtgacgttaaaaaaaaaagtgacaaaaatgtcagaaaaagtttcaaaaatgcagagaatgttttgacaaaaacaaaaaaaagtgacaaaaagtccccaaaaaaaaagtgacaaaaagtctaaaaaagtgacaagtttagaaaaagaacaacaaagttttaattttgatccagaaaaagaaaaaaggttgcACGTGTTAGGGTTGATCAGACATATTACCACTGGGCTGCACGGTACGAGGAAAATACCTGAGggtgattatttttgactgatgttgCGATATGAtccacgatattggagggagtgatcatttttgtaaaaatgttaaaattgaaGAAATTTAAATGCTTATAGGTGTGATTTCTGCGAGGATCGTTACCAAACAATtggttttctttagtctgtaggataggatttgtgattgccaatttcttttttttttgaaaaaggcaacaaaatgtccaaaaaaagggAACAAAACCCTTAAAAAAAGGGAACAAAAACGTTGTTAAaagcccagttttgattattggggtgGGGTGGGTGGGTTGTTGCCTGTTCTACACTCTTTGACCAACAGGTGGTGTTGTGAGTAAATAAACCCTATTGCGAACCCAGTTTGCTGGAAGGCTTCATCTCGCCCTCACTAGATGCATCTTCGCCATGTTAGATCCCGTATTTGTGTGTCTCTAAGCAGTGTTCGTACCTCTTTAATTCATCACCAAACCAGTTGGGTGGATTGTAGGGCTTCATGGGTTTGTCATCAGCGTCAGCATCATGACTCAGCagccctgcagagagagagagagagagggggaggggggggaggagacACAACATTAAAAACTAAACACTGCCAGCAGTTATGAAGCACTGTATTTGAAAGCACTTAACAGGCAGTCTATTCATCTCATGGGCTTAATAATGAGACTACTGTACTACAAAAATACCTGAAATGTACCagttttgggatcaataaagtttatattatataataggTGTTAAAATCTGACAAAACTAACGTGTATCCATCTGGAACATTTCCATGGAGGCATTACACTTTACATAACAGGACACTTATGTGTGCCCGAAAGAAATTACTCAGAAGCAgcggccgggttggctcagtgagtagagcaggcgcacgtgTACTGAGAGGTGcaatgcctcgacgcagaggtccagacTTAGGTACGCATATTTGGCAGAGGGGTCCTCCCCcaagaaaatgtgatgtttttcaataaaaacaaaacgcaATTTTAACctcattttggaccgttattatctccatatctgtgtctaaaacgttggagaagctagagcagataatcaataaataacactcagGAAAACGTGCTAAAGtagtccaactacaatcattagatctcaAATTGATTTTATGTGGCTTAGATgatgcccaaaaaaaaattggtaATTTTCTAATGGTAGGGAAAGCCCTGCCCTTTTACCTTTGTGTCCACCTCCCTTTGCGAGCTTCACATACTCCGAGTCCGACTCAAAGATCCCAACTCGCCGGCCGGTGGTCCGTTCCACCGGAGAGGTATCGTCTGCCGTTTGGGACAGACCGGGGATCTGGGAGGTCGGTCCAGACATGCCGCTGGCCACAACCCCAGTCTTTATACCTGCAAGGACCCAAGAATTACATCTGCTTGCTTTGCTATGTAGCTCCTATTATCAGCAAATAAAACGCTATGGCGTGCCTGTgttgattggctcactgatgctgaCAACATTTTCTCCTcagggtattgaatgacgatgcattttttgatacttcagaggcaatttggtcgatgcctgaattcggtacccagcactacttgtcattcaatacccaatttcaatctCTAAGGAGTAAAATctcatcagtgagccaatcagcacgcagcatgcttctaccaagaacaaataatgtctgtgattggctgtctagtAGGAGCTGATAACATACATACAAAGATTtgtgccataatgtgtaatgttgtaatttcttacCGCCGGGCTTGGTCCTTCGATGGTTGGGTACAGCGGTATTCATATCACCTGAAGACATTTGACAATCTGTTGACCAAAAAGGAATACTTTATAGTCTGTTAATGGCACAATGAAACATAACACAAATGAAAGGCCACCTTGATTGTTAGCAaacataaaagtcataaaatatgaCTTAAGGCCTaattttttaaaaatctgaaCACACCCAAAACTCAAAGCACCAGTTGTTGCACTTTCAAAAGATGTCTTGCCTATTTTCCCCCCATACTCATCTTCCGCTACAATGGACACAGATGGGCAGTGGCCTAAAACCATTAAGAGCAACTCAGATTTATTAGGACATTATTTATTACTTAGTACATAGTATGTCAGCCGAATTTaccaaaagacaaaacattaataaaatattgaaaaaaattatgTCAGACAAGTCGTATACCGTTAACTTATAGCAAAGCCGTCTTAAATTATCGATTTTTCTAATGGAGTTTGGCCTTCTGTTTCCAAACGTGCAACAGAGCGGCCCGTCTGCGCTTTTCAACGTAGTAGCAATTAGGATGAATTAGAAAACATAACTAAGAAGAAATAAGACGAGTCTTACGTATGCATGTAAAACAAGGTATATTAGATAATAAGACCAGCTAACGGTACCACCAATAAAACAAGACTAACgttatattaataaaaaaaaagacatttgataaTAAGTGAGCCGACTTTCCGTTAACGTTACATGCCAGCTAGCGTCAAATTGTTCGTCCATACACACAATGtattgacaaaatatataaaagcacaCATTAGTAAGAGACATAACGTCTAGCGCCATAGTTTAACTTAACGTTAGCCATGTAGCTAACAAAGCCTTGCTAGTTAGCCGCCTAATGTTCGATAGTTGCCGCAGTGGCTTTCCACCGCTAAACCCTAATTTGCGCCGCAACAACGCTAGTTTTTACGGAAGCATCTAGCTATACTACTCGGAGAAAATCAGACACATTTCTTACGTTATATGTTCTTTTTCCTTCGTTGCAATTACTGAGCGGCTTGCTGCAATTAGATGCCGTTACGTTAGCTCTTCTATTCTGCGGGCGAAGGCTGGACACGgccacacacacttcctgtacGCCAAACAAAGATCGTGTATATCAGCAAACGCCTGACGTAATTTTGTAGTCATCCGTTCGAAAATTCACAGCAAACGGGCGGAGAGCAGGTCTTGAAAAGGGGCAGAGTGAGAGCTCTTTACGATAGTCATGCTGTTACTCCATTGAGAAACGATCTTTGGCCGTTCACAACTCCATCTGAACCAAAACCCATTTATTAACATGTTATTAACGGTTCCAACTGCccatttgataaaaaaaaaaaaatccttttaatCCTATTAATGACTTATTAGCTTTTACAACTTCAGAATTGATGGCTTATTAGTACTCAGAAACCCATGAGCATGTATTAATCGATTACCAACCTTTTTAACTGCATATTGTCACAACCTGACAACCGCAATGATTGATAATGATGTATTAACCATTAATAAAGCCATAAGCTTCAACTCAAGGGTTCCTTATTAAAACGTGGCACTGTTAACTTTTGCATATGTAGAATTTTAAAAGCAGTACATTGTAGTGTATACCAACGTTGTATTTATACCTTCCAACAGAactaaaggtgttttttttcttcactattCTCcatccatttctgtttttaaatctaAGCTAAAGACACATTTTCAATCGCTGGCCTCATTTGTTGTCTCTTTCATTCTGTATTTCTAAATTGctgcctgttgttttgtatgtgtgtgtctctcctttatttttacatttagattAGATTGGattaaactttattgtcattgtgcagagtacaagtacaaagacagcgaaatgcagtCTGCGTCCAACCACAAGTgccaaaaaagcagaaaagtgcaatgtgatatacaaaatATAGACAGTTGGtacataggcaggacaagaaatatactgCAGTGTTAGAAGAGCTTAAAAAGAAagtcccgcacactgaccattacgcaagcaatcatttatttagaaatatgAAGATCTAAGACCGAAACGATgtgttttctaaataaatgattgTAATGGTCAGTGTGTGGGACTTCCTTTTTAAGCTTCTGATCTGCCACTTTGGGTCACATCCTACGCACCTGGCCGACAAAAAAAGCTTTCCtaagtgttataagagcagaataaatatggctatgtaatatgaacaatgtatgaacaacatgtacagatatgtgcaatgtagtagcagtggcattatactagtagtacgaataatatacatatagatatatgcaaTGTATTATCAGAATATATTATAAGAAAAACTTACTTCTGagtaaatatggatattctgtatgaacgatatagacagatatgtacagtatgtgcagctatgtgcagtgtggtaacattataaACAGCACCTtggtttaaatgtgctctagaaataaactGTACTTCCTTACTCACTATTCTCATTAAACAGTAAGTtgtacataaacataaaaaacataaaaaatattgtttcaATGCCAAGCAGCATAACTGAAAACCAATAAGCAAATGGACAAACTCATCAAATCCACAAACTCTTTATTTCAATTCGACATAACTAATATAATTAGGAT includes the following:
- the LOC144512720 gene encoding uncharacterized protein C7orf57 homolog, producing the protein MSSGDMNTAVPNHRRTKPGGIKTGVVASGMSGPTSQIPGLSQTADDTSPVERTTGRRVGIFESDSEYVKLAKGGGHKGLLSHDADADDKPMKPYNPPNWFGDELKSGSKPTSPDSKMMGGMQPLAAPFGTDNGSSWERDGRFSPNKEKMSPDDVADELGGLSMTSKYKRTCYEKKAPPVSMSKLLSHGYVEDKKKSPNDDDASSVTSDQTSTVGTEDNGDDLE